One Rubripirellula amarantea DNA segment encodes these proteins:
- a CDS encoding RNA polymerase sigma factor: MTDSQASWPTDELSTLVDRFERPLLAYASRMLNGDWSEAQDAVQETFLRLCREDPEKIRNRVAAWLFFVCRSRVIDMLRTKKPMPIDASVQAMPDLAQTAPEVVSDAEEQTQLLAALDDLTPKQQEVLRLRMQGGLSYREIAEVTGLTVTNVGFHLHAAVKSLHGRLATP, from the coding sequence ATGACGGATTCGCAAGCGTCCTGGCCGACCGACGAACTATCGACTTTGGTCGATCGTTTTGAGCGGCCGCTACTGGCGTATGCCTCTCGAATGCTCAATGGTGATTGGTCAGAAGCTCAAGACGCGGTTCAGGAAACTTTCCTGAGGTTGTGCCGCGAAGATCCCGAAAAAATTCGCAATCGCGTCGCAGCTTGGCTGTTCTTTGTTTGCCGAAGCCGAGTGATTGACATGCTTAGAACGAAGAAGCCGATGCCGATTGATGCATCGGTGCAAGCGATGCCCGATTTGGCTCAGACCGCTCCGGAGGTTGTCAGCGATGCCGAAGAGCAGACGCAGTTGCTAGCGGCTCTCGATGATTTGACGCCCAAGCAACAGGAAGTGCTAAGGCTTCGGATGCAAGGAGGCTTGTCCTATCGCGAAATCGCAGAGGTCACTGGACTGACCGTCACTAACGTCGGCTTTCATCTGCACGCCGCGGTGAAATCATTGCATGGGCGGTTGGCAACGCCATGA
- a CDS encoding YfbK domain-containing protein yields the protein MSDIQVNESYWDDPRITAYVLGELDGSERDEFEQAMRESESLAQAVEEAREVTGQLAGLFESQSQRTLDPARRAAIMNEPVTLRESDAGISRRAIWGLLAIAAALLLVLGVGPMLSSSTLMQVSQVESKALVTAESNESSLARSELSLAPESGRSVAPELDASVAADEMADEMEDRASDSGLVSAAGSSPYGARGIDEMSSQRSMNGNEIAAQVELAPASVATPEVEYRDSGVVESTTKLQSKSSPSSPMGMESDGARGFGGAGYGVQLDAQNTKVQEELDASGIGGGGMGGYGLPSDTTALDFAEEQAGDSLDLFAEVSPAAKPSRRSRQPRGERRDGDDMDMMMMMGGGMMGEGMSGAGSNDTSDLGAMDTEMQLGMGGAYFGVDALGSRGLSREIGSGKNAGDRFGDIVENPFKRVADEPLSTFSVDVDTASYSKIRDYVLRTNRLPSPDAVRIEEMINYFDYSDAPPADDAEHPFAARVNVTSCPWNEDHRLARLAIKGKTMQPKERPASNLVFLIDTSGSMQEPNKLPLVIDGLKMLTKQLSERDRVAIVVYASSTGLVLDSTLASDKKKIRKALKQLTAGGSTNGGAGILLAYQTARDHFIDDGVNRVILCTDGDFNVGTTSTDELVKMVEAEAKGDVFLTVLGYGMGNHNDAMLEQISGKGNGNYAFIDSQREARKVLVRQMAGTLVTIAKDVKLQVEFNPGKVAAYRLIGYENRMLAKEDFNDDKKDAGEIGAGHSVTALYELVPAGVKSDVVAPAVDELKYQKSAVVKQTEQVVSDDTMTLKLRYKQPNGDNSVKVEFPVLDDGAAFTDASIDHQFTAAVAGLGMLLRGSPNVGAWKLNDVLQVAKLSKGDDVDGLRAEFIQIVRKVSQLTHSRQ from the coding sequence ATGTCCGATATTCAAGTCAACGAATCCTATTGGGACGACCCTCGAATCACCGCTTACGTACTTGGTGAACTTGACGGTTCCGAGCGCGATGAGTTCGAGCAAGCAATGCGAGAGAGTGAATCGCTCGCGCAAGCCGTCGAAGAAGCACGCGAGGTCACTGGACAGCTTGCAGGATTGTTCGAATCGCAGTCTCAGCGAACGCTCGACCCGGCTCGTCGCGCCGCAATCATGAACGAACCCGTCACGCTTCGTGAATCCGATGCCGGTATTAGCCGCCGAGCAATCTGGGGGTTACTTGCGATCGCGGCGGCACTGCTGCTGGTGCTCGGTGTCGGTCCAATGCTCAGTTCTTCAACGTTGATGCAAGTGAGTCAGGTTGAATCGAAGGCACTGGTCACCGCTGAGTCCAACGAAAGCTCATTGGCTCGTTCCGAACTATCTCTGGCACCAGAGTCGGGTCGTTCAGTTGCACCGGAGCTAGATGCATCCGTTGCAGCAGACGAGATGGCAGACGAAATGGAAGACAGGGCTTCAGATAGTGGCCTCGTCAGTGCTGCGGGCAGTAGCCCCTACGGTGCCCGAGGCATTGACGAAATGTCGAGCCAGAGGTCAATGAATGGAAATGAGATTGCGGCACAAGTAGAGTTAGCCCCCGCATCTGTTGCGACTCCCGAGGTCGAGTACCGCGATTCTGGCGTTGTCGAGTCAACTACGAAACTACAGTCGAAATCTTCCCCCAGCTCGCCCATGGGAATGGAGTCGGATGGCGCGAGGGGCTTTGGAGGAGCCGGATACGGAGTTCAGCTTGATGCTCAAAACACCAAGGTGCAAGAAGAACTTGATGCATCGGGAATTGGTGGTGGCGGGATGGGCGGATATGGCTTGCCTTCTGACACAACTGCGCTGGACTTTGCTGAAGAACAGGCTGGCGACTCGCTTGACTTGTTTGCTGAGGTTTCTCCTGCTGCCAAGCCGTCGCGTAGATCGCGGCAGCCACGGGGTGAACGTCGTGACGGCGACGACATGGATATGATGATGATGATGGGGGGAGGAATGATGGGGGAAGGAATGAGTGGTGCCGGTTCGAATGACACGTCGGACCTGGGGGCGATGGACACGGAGATGCAGTTGGGCATGGGAGGAGCGTATTTCGGAGTCGACGCACTTGGTTCACGAGGCTTGTCGCGAGAAATCGGCTCGGGGAAAAACGCCGGAGACCGATTTGGCGATATCGTCGAAAATCCGTTTAAGCGAGTCGCCGACGAACCGCTCAGCACGTTCTCGGTGGATGTCGATACGGCTAGCTACAGCAAGATTCGTGATTACGTCTTACGTACGAACCGTCTGCCCTCACCCGATGCGGTGCGCATTGAAGAGATGATCAATTACTTCGATTACTCAGATGCTCCGCCTGCGGACGATGCCGAGCATCCGTTCGCCGCGCGTGTGAATGTTACTTCCTGCCCTTGGAATGAAGATCACCGTTTGGCACGGCTTGCAATCAAGGGCAAGACAATGCAACCCAAAGAGCGACCTGCTTCGAACCTGGTCTTTTTGATCGACACCAGTGGTTCCATGCAGGAGCCCAACAAGTTGCCGTTGGTCATTGATGGTCTCAAGATGCTTACCAAGCAACTTAGTGAGCGTGACCGCGTTGCGATTGTTGTCTACGCATCTTCAACCGGCTTGGTGCTGGATTCGACTCTCGCAAGCGACAAGAAAAAGATTCGTAAGGCGTTAAAGCAACTCACAGCAGGTGGCAGTACCAATGGAGGTGCTGGAATTTTACTTGCCTATCAGACTGCTCGCGATCACTTCATCGACGATGGAGTGAACCGCGTGATTCTTTGTACCGATGGTGATTTCAATGTCGGCACGACAAGCACCGATGAACTGGTAAAGATGGTTGAGGCCGAAGCCAAGGGAGATGTGTTTCTGACCGTCCTTGGTTACGGAATGGGCAATCACAACGATGCGATGCTCGAACAGATAAGCGGCAAGGGAAATGGTAACTACGCCTTTATTGATTCTCAGCGTGAAGCTCGCAAGGTTTTAGTGCGACAGATGGCAGGAACGCTGGTAACGATCGCTAAGGACGTGAAGCTGCAAGTCGAATTCAACCCTGGCAAGGTAGCGGCCTACCGTTTGATTGGTTACGAAAACCGAATGCTGGCGAAAGAAGACTTTAACGATGACAAGAAGGACGCCGGCGAGATTGGGGCCGGACATTCAGTGACAGCGTTGTATGAACTTGTACCCGCAGGTGTGAAATCGGATGTGGTTGCCCCAGCGGTTGATGAACTGAAGTATCAGAAGTCAGCGGTCGTCAAGCAAACCGAGCAAGTGGTGAGTGACGATACGATGACTTTGAAGTTGCGATACAAACAGCCCAATGGAGACAACAGCGTCAAAGTTGAATTCCCCGTGTTGGATGACGGAGCGGCATTTACCGACGCCAGCATTGACCATCAATTTACCGCTGCGGTAGCGGGACTAGGCATGCTGCTTCGAGGCAGTCCGAATGTCGGTGCCTGGAAACTGAATGACGTGCTGCAAGTTGCGAAGTTGTCTAAGGGTGACGACGTGGATGGCTTGCGTGCTGAGTTCATTCAAATTGTTAGAAAGGTTTCTCAATTGACCCATTCGAGGCAGTGA
- a CDS encoding Na(+)-translocating NADH-quinone reductase subunit A, protein MTTIKQGLDIPISGSPEQHIEPARIVTKVALVGDDYIGMKPTMLVAPGDRVRLGQPILEDKKNPGVIFTAPASGTVEAVNRGAKRKFESIEINVDGDDRVEFDSIRSVDPLGVSGDSIAEALIASGLWTSLRTRPYGKVPKIGSKPHSIFVQAIDTNPLAADPSIVMADRKDQFTLGLQMLTRLTDGKVFVCKSPSAEIPGSSINGVQLESFGGPHPAGLPGTHIHMLDPVSPKKTVWYIGYQDVCAFGSLLQTGTVDTRRVISLAGPVVTQPRLLETRIGASVTQLTDGECSAQGNLRVISGSVLCGRKALAPVDYLGRYHTQISVVAEGNEREFLGWQKPGFDKYSLTRIYASAGMPGKKYDMTTTTHGSERAMVPMGTYERVVPLDILPTQLLRSLIYRDTDEAQMLGVLELEEEDLGLCTFVCPGKYEYSSLLRESLSTIEREG, encoded by the coding sequence ATGACGACCATCAAACAGGGATTGGATATTCCAATCTCCGGTAGCCCGGAACAGCACATTGAACCTGCCCGTATTGTCACGAAGGTGGCATTGGTGGGGGACGATTACATTGGGATGAAGCCAACGATGTTGGTGGCACCCGGTGATCGCGTTCGCTTGGGCCAACCGATCTTAGAAGACAAGAAAAATCCAGGCGTGATCTTTACGGCTCCGGCGAGCGGAACGGTTGAGGCCGTCAATCGTGGTGCCAAACGCAAGTTCGAGTCGATCGAAATCAACGTCGACGGTGACGATCGCGTCGAGTTCGATTCGATTCGCAGCGTCGACCCGTTAGGTGTCAGTGGTGATTCGATCGCCGAGGCGTTGATTGCCAGCGGGCTGTGGACATCGCTTCGAACGCGGCCCTACGGCAAGGTCCCGAAGATAGGTAGCAAGCCGCACTCCATTTTTGTCCAAGCGATTGATACCAATCCTTTGGCTGCGGACCCGTCGATTGTGATGGCCGATCGTAAAGATCAGTTCACGCTCGGCTTGCAAATGCTAACGCGTCTGACCGATGGCAAGGTTTTTGTCTGCAAATCGCCTTCGGCAGAAATTCCTGGCAGCAGTATCAACGGTGTGCAGCTTGAGTCATTTGGCGGGCCTCACCCGGCCGGACTTCCTGGCACGCATATTCATATGCTCGACCCCGTCAGCCCCAAGAAGACCGTTTGGTACATCGGTTACCAAGACGTTTGTGCGTTCGGGTCTTTGTTGCAGACCGGTACGGTTGATACGCGCCGGGTGATCTCCTTGGCTGGCCCCGTGGTCACACAGCCTCGCCTGCTCGAAACTCGGATTGGTGCAAGTGTCACGCAATTGACTGACGGCGAATGTAGCGCCCAAGGCAATCTTCGTGTGATCAGCGGCAGCGTTTTGTGTGGTCGCAAGGCACTGGCTCCGGTTGATTACTTAGGACGCTATCACACACAAATTTCGGTAGTTGCTGAAGGCAATGAACGCGAGTTCTTGGGATGGCAGAAGCCCGGGTTTGATAAATACTCGCTAACTCGGATTTATGCCTCAGCAGGAATGCCGGGTAAGAAGTACGACATGACCACGACGACTCACGGTAGTGAGCGTGCCATGGTGCCAATGGGCACTTATGAACGCGTTGTGCCATTGGACATTTTGCCGACCCAATTGCTTCGTTCGTTGATTTATCGCGACACTGACGAAGCTCAAATGTTGGGTGTATTGGAACTTGAAGAAGAAGACCTTGGGCTTTGCACGTTTGTGTGCCCAGGTAAATACGAATACAGCTCGCTGCTTCGCGAAAGCTTGTCGACCATCGAACGAGAAGGTTGA
- a CDS encoding PTS sugar transporter subunit IIA, whose product MEDLDVAQLAAFLHLTPDQVTKMAVRETLPGRRVSGQWRFSEAEIHHWLEERIGASNAEELTKVQRVLDRAKGDGPRDRPIHELCTPDTIEVPLNARTKGSVIRSVCKLAGKSGMMWDAATMAEAVAAREQMHPTALDCGVALLHPRRPQTSILADSVIALAVCPSPIPFSDRGQLTDVFFLICSYDDTVHLRILAKLSRMITHETMLDDLRASVSAHQAWGVLKDAEDAIDEAME is encoded by the coding sequence GTGGAAGACCTCGACGTCGCTCAACTAGCCGCCTTCCTACATCTCACTCCTGACCAAGTGACAAAGATGGCGGTGCGTGAAACATTGCCTGGACGACGGGTTAGTGGACAGTGGCGTTTCAGTGAAGCGGAAATTCATCATTGGCTGGAGGAACGGATCGGAGCGAGTAACGCCGAGGAGCTAACCAAAGTTCAGCGGGTTCTAGACCGTGCCAAAGGGGATGGACCCAGAGATCGCCCTATTCATGAGTTGTGCACCCCCGATACGATCGAAGTTCCGCTAAACGCTCGCACGAAAGGTTCGGTGATTCGGTCGGTTTGCAAGCTGGCCGGCAAATCGGGAATGATGTGGGACGCGGCTACTATGGCCGAAGCCGTGGCGGCCCGCGAGCAGATGCATCCTACGGCGTTGGATTGCGGGGTTGCGTTGCTTCACCCTCGTCGTCCGCAAACTTCGATTTTGGCCGACTCGGTGATCGCATTGGCGGTATGCCCTTCCCCGATTCCGTTTTCTGATCGAGGACAGCTCACGGACGTGTTTTTCTTGATCTGCTCTTACGATGACACGGTCCATCTTCGTATTCTCGCAAAACTGAGCCGCATGATCACGCATGAAACAATGCTCGACGATTTGCGGGCTAGCGTGTCTGCTCATCAAGCTTGGGGTGTCCTCAAGGATGCGGAAGATGCGATCGATGAAGCGATGGAATAG
- a CDS encoding NADH:ubiquinone reductase (Na(+)-transporting) subunit B, with product MKALRTALDKVHPLFAKGGPLSMAYPMYEALDTFLYTPGEVTHGATHVRDAIDLKRMMITVVLALVPVTLFGMWNVGHLANTAIAQGAEVGVQTSQDWHYTIHHALGFENDPNNHADNFVLGAIHFLPIYIVCMFVGGHIELIFSVLRGHEINEGFLVTGLLFPLTLPASIPLWQVAVGISFGVIVAKEVFGGTGRNFLNVALTSRAFLYFAYAGQISGDRVWTAVDGYSGATALGKLALAENGTKATDSLSSIENTLGVGMAEKAIWNDSITWMDAFLGNIQGCIGETSALLCLVGAAILIFSGVGSWRIMAGVVAGVAITSTLMVLTYSSGPDGSNAMFSVPVHWHLVIGGLAFGLVFMATDPVSASMTEAGKWVYGGLIGFMTVLIRVVNPAYPEGIMLAILFGNVFAPLIDYCVVQLNVRRRAARYATA from the coding sequence ATGAAAGCACTTCGAACCGCACTTGATAAGGTTCATCCGCTCTTTGCTAAAGGCGGGCCGCTCTCGATGGCGTACCCGATGTACGAGGCGTTAGACACGTTCTTGTATACTCCGGGTGAAGTCACTCATGGCGCAACCCACGTTCGCGACGCGATCGACCTGAAGCGAATGATGATCACGGTTGTTTTGGCACTCGTTCCCGTCACCCTCTTTGGGATGTGGAATGTCGGCCATTTGGCCAACACCGCGATCGCACAGGGTGCCGAGGTGGGTGTCCAGACATCACAAGACTGGCACTACACCATTCACCATGCATTGGGCTTTGAAAACGACCCCAACAATCATGCAGACAACTTTGTCCTTGGCGCGATTCACTTCCTGCCGATTTACATCGTTTGCATGTTTGTGGGCGGCCACATCGAATTGATCTTCAGCGTGCTTCGTGGGCATGAGATCAACGAGGGGTTCTTGGTAACCGGCTTGTTGTTTCCGCTAACGCTGCCAGCGTCGATTCCGCTGTGGCAGGTCGCAGTGGGGATCTCATTTGGTGTCATTGTGGCTAAGGAGGTGTTCGGAGGTACCGGGCGTAACTTCCTTAACGTAGCACTGACTTCACGAGCGTTTCTGTACTTTGCTTACGCCGGACAAATCAGCGGTGATCGGGTCTGGACCGCAGTCGATGGCTACAGCGGGGCAACTGCACTGGGCAAGTTGGCGCTTGCCGAAAACGGTACGAAAGCAACCGATTCGCTTAGCTCAATTGAAAATACACTCGGCGTTGGTATGGCCGAGAAAGCGATTTGGAACGATTCCATCACTTGGATGGATGCGTTCTTAGGCAACATTCAAGGCTGCATTGGGGAAACCAGTGCACTGCTTTGTCTTGTCGGTGCCGCGATCTTAATTTTCTCGGGCGTTGGGTCGTGGCGAATCATGGCTGGCGTTGTCGCTGGCGTCGCCATCACGTCCACGCTTATGGTTTTGACTTACTCAAGCGGGCCTGATGGAAGCAACGCGATGTTCAGTGTGCCCGTTCACTGGCACTTGGTCATTGGCGGGCTCGCCTTTGGCTTAGTGTTCATGGCCACGGACCCCGTGAGTGCTTCGATGACTGAAGCTGGGAAATGGGTATACGGTGGCTTGATCGGGTTCATGACCGTGTTGATACGGGTGGTGAATCCTGCTTATCCCGAGGGGATCATGTTGGCGATTTTGTTCGGCAACGTGTTCGCGCCGCTGATTGATTATTGTGTCGTCCAATTGAACGTTCGTCGGAGGGCCGCTCGCTATGCAACAGCCTGA
- a CDS encoding acyl-CoA thioesterase translates to MDDQSGQTDSPINNSDLPVNADDHEVPADFDLWRFEHTFRVNYYETDGQRRVHHSNYLNYFERGRVEMLRAAGISYKSLEDAGSMLVVSEMNVRYLAAAEFDDVLTLRVNVLDVRKVRIRHSYQILRGEELVVEAESTIACVNHEGKPNKLPAVFLEQWKAR, encoded by the coding sequence TTGGATGACCAATCCGGTCAAACCGACTCTCCTATCAACAACAGCGACCTGCCTGTGAATGCCGATGACCACGAAGTGCCCGCCGATTTCGACCTTTGGCGGTTTGAGCATACTTTTCGCGTTAATTACTACGAAACCGATGGCCAGCGACGCGTCCACCACTCCAATTACCTGAATTATTTCGAGCGCGGCCGTGTCGAAATGCTGCGGGCGGCCGGCATTAGCTACAAGTCGCTCGAAGACGCCGGAAGCATGTTAGTCGTTTCAGAGATGAATGTGCGCTACCTGGCTGCTGCTGAGTTTGACGATGTCCTGACTCTTCGAGTGAACGTCCTAGACGTCCGAAAGGTTCGGATTCGGCACAGCTACCAAATCCTTCGGGGAGAGGAACTTGTCGTCGAAGCCGAGTCGACGATCGCCTGCGTCAACCACGAAGGTAAGCCAAACAAATTGCCAGCGGTGTTCCTGGAACAATGGAAAGCTCGCTAG
- a CDS encoding acetolactate synthase has translation MSIGDDAGTAFQTMRGRDFPALRQFTVFLENRVGQLLEVVKRFEGTGIRICALSISDAAECAFVRFLVSDADRGREILERSGLAIIETDLVGVELPAGPQPLLRVCTALLQAELNITQAYPLIVRPNGKPAVAIMVENTEFAMQTLIEKGFTIITEGDLEDDPTREG, from the coding sequence ATGAGCATCGGTGACGACGCTGGAACCGCTTTTCAAACGATGCGAGGACGGGACTTCCCGGCACTGCGTCAATTCACGGTCTTCTTGGAAAACCGAGTCGGTCAATTGCTTGAGGTAGTAAAGCGCTTTGAAGGAACAGGAATCCGTATTTGCGCCCTTTCGATCTCGGACGCTGCTGAATGTGCGTTCGTTCGGTTCTTGGTCAGCGACGCCGATCGCGGTCGCGAAATCCTCGAACGAAGCGGCTTGGCGATTATCGAAACCGACTTGGTTGGTGTCGAACTTCCAGCGGGACCGCAACCACTGTTGCGAGTCTGTACGGCGCTGTTGCAAGCGGAACTGAACATCACGCAGGCCTACCCTTTGATTGTTCGTCCCAACGGCAAGCCGGCAGTTGCGATCATGGTTGAAAACACTGAATTCGCAATGCAAACCCTCATCGAGAAAGGGTTCACCATCATCACCGAAGGTGACCTGGAGGACGACCCAACCCGAGAAGGCTAG
- a CDS encoding Gfo/Idh/MocA family protein, which produces MTSPQNPSLPTPERDGELTHSSCNDPSRRKFIQTGTAVSAALASGLATTRVARGDEPVDNSDSQLVRIALVGAGGRGTGAADDSLSINENIKLVAIADLDEKVPGMTRGRMAKRHGEKVDVPDEKLYSGIDSYKAILEDPDVDVVMFATPPGFRPRYVAEAVDAGKHVFAEKPTCVDPAGYRICWEAHKQAEANGTCIVTGTQYRRQTNYIEAVKRIHEGAIGDIIAASARYCGNSIWHKTRREGMSDTEYQIYNWMHYIWLSGDQIAEQSVHNIDAINWIMGGPPESAFASGGRFTRPEGSEMWDSMSVDYKYPGNRLVSFKNRQVPGAQSDNSNTIYGSNGHAVIYGINRGAFLYDKSGKEIWSMEGDLSAAYKQEHKDLVDAVRSGKPIVELGETTDSSMTAVLGRMSAYTGQDVTWDFVTKESKLDLWPENFDIQGELPEPKYAVPGKTKLI; this is translated from the coding sequence ATGACTTCACCGCAGAATCCCTCTCTTCCCACCCCAGAACGTGACGGCGAACTCACTCACTCGTCTTGCAATGATCCGTCTCGCCGCAAGTTCATTCAAACTGGTACTGCGGTCTCCGCTGCTCTTGCATCGGGCTTGGCTACCACACGCGTCGCCCGCGGTGATGAGCCGGTCGATAACTCGGATTCCCAATTGGTTCGCATTGCTTTGGTTGGCGCCGGTGGGCGTGGTACCGGGGCAGCGGATGATTCGCTTTCGATCAATGAGAACATCAAGCTCGTTGCGATCGCTGACCTTGATGAAAAAGTTCCTGGGATGACTCGCGGTCGGATGGCAAAGCGACACGGTGAAAAGGTTGATGTGCCAGATGAAAAACTTTACAGCGGCATCGATAGCTACAAGGCGATTTTAGAAGATCCAGACGTTGATGTCGTGATGTTTGCAACGCCACCGGGTTTCCGTCCTCGATACGTTGCCGAAGCGGTCGATGCAGGTAAGCATGTCTTTGCCGAGAAGCCAACTTGCGTGGACCCAGCGGGCTATCGAATTTGTTGGGAAGCTCATAAGCAAGCCGAAGCCAACGGAACATGCATCGTCACCGGAACCCAGTACCGTCGGCAAACCAATTATATCGAAGCGGTGAAACGCATTCACGAAGGTGCGATCGGTGACATCATTGCGGCTAGCGCACGTTACTGCGGCAATTCGATTTGGCACAAAACTCGTCGTGAAGGAATGAGCGACACGGAGTACCAGATCTACAACTGGATGCACTATATCTGGCTATCGGGCGACCAGATCGCTGAGCAGTCCGTCCATAATATCGATGCGATTAATTGGATCATGGGTGGGCCACCCGAGTCGGCCTTTGCCAGCGGTGGACGCTTCACCCGGCCCGAAGGCAGCGAGATGTGGGACAGCATGTCCGTTGACTACAAGTATCCCGGTAATCGTTTGGTGTCGTTCAAGAACCGCCAAGTTCCCGGTGCCCAGTCCGACAATAGCAACACGATCTACGGTAGTAACGGACACGCGGTTATCTACGGTATCAATCGCGGTGCGTTCTTATACGACAAATCTGGAAAAGAAATTTGGTCGATGGAAGGTGACCTTAGTGCCGCGTACAAACAAGAGCACAAAGATCTTGTCGACGCAGTTCGCAGTGGAAAGCCGATTGTCGAATTGGGCGAAACCACCGACTCGTCGATGACTGCAGTGCTCGGACGTATGTCGGCTTACACCGGCCAAGATGTGACCTGGGACTTCGTCACCAAGGAATCGAAGTTGGACCTCTGGCCTGAAAACTTTGATATTCAGGGTGAATTGCCCGAACCCAAGTACGCCGTTCCAGGAAAAACGAAGCTAATTTAG
- the typA gene encoding translational GTPase TypA — MRREDIRNIVIIAHVDHGKTTLVDCLLRQSGQYRDSELKGERILDSNDLERERGITILAKNIAIPYRGVKINLIDTPGHADFGGEVERVVKMADGCLVLVDAAEGPMPQTRFVLEKALEAGVRPIIVVNKVDRPDGRPTEALDEALELLADLGGEEQLDHVKYVYTSAKEGYATTDPTTPTTDMRPLLDLFVDALPGPEVDMDAPLQMMVTTLDWSEYVGRIAVGRIQAGTIVNGSTIDLHTKDGPKKQKITGLFTFNNLGRVATERASAGDVVAVEGLQSVEIGDTISEVDANNALPRLKVDEPTLEMVFSVNTSPLVGREGKYVTTRQLKARLEKELERNVALRVEMVEGAEAYAVKGRGVLHLAILIETMRREGFELSVGKPRVINREVNGKMHEPFETLAVEVPADAMGPVMELVGHRRGQLDSMSPRGEYMLLKFFIPSRGLIGLRTRLLNATRGTAIINHRFSDYREMEGEVPRRSNGVLVSMVSGKTMPFAMFGLQDRSELLVPAGTEVYEGMIVGENVRDNDLVVNPCREKQLTNMRASGSDENVILKPPRDMSLEAALEYIEEDELVEVTPENIRLRKILLKESDRRRVSRNAS; from the coding sequence TTGCGCCGCGAAGACATTCGAAACATCGTTATCATTGCCCACGTCGACCATGGTAAAACCACCCTGGTTGACTGCCTGTTGCGCCAAAGTGGCCAGTATCGTGACAGTGAGCTTAAGGGCGAACGAATCCTCGACTCCAACGACCTCGAGCGTGAACGAGGCATCACGATCTTGGCCAAGAACATCGCGATTCCTTATCGCGGCGTGAAGATCAACCTTATCGACACCCCCGGTCACGCGGACTTCGGTGGCGAAGTCGAACGCGTTGTGAAGATGGCTGACGGGTGCCTCGTCCTGGTTGATGCGGCGGAAGGCCCAATGCCTCAAACTCGCTTCGTGCTTGAAAAAGCTCTCGAAGCGGGAGTCCGTCCCATCATCGTCGTCAACAAGGTCGATCGTCCTGATGGACGCCCAACGGAAGCCCTCGATGAAGCGCTTGAGTTGCTGGCCGATCTCGGTGGTGAAGAGCAACTTGATCACGTCAAGTACGTCTACACCAGTGCGAAGGAAGGCTACGCCACCACGGACCCGACAACTCCGACCACGGACATGCGGCCGCTTCTCGACCTGTTCGTCGACGCACTGCCTGGTCCTGAAGTCGACATGGACGCTCCGCTGCAAATGATGGTCACGACGCTGGATTGGTCCGAGTACGTTGGCCGGATCGCCGTGGGACGCATCCAAGCTGGCACCATCGTGAACGGTTCAACCATCGACCTGCACACCAAGGACGGCCCGAAGAAACAAAAAATCACCGGTCTATTCACGTTCAACAACCTGGGACGTGTGGCAACCGAACGGGCTTCAGCTGGCGACGTCGTTGCGGTGGAAGGCTTGCAGTCGGTTGAAATCGGAGACACCATTTCAGAGGTTGACGCAAACAATGCTTTGCCTCGACTGAAGGTCGACGAACCGACCCTGGAAATGGTATTCAGCGTCAATACCTCACCGCTCGTCGGACGCGAAGGCAAGTATGTCACCACGCGTCAACTCAAGGCTCGCCTTGAAAAAGAACTCGAGCGGAATGTGGCTCTACGAGTTGAAATGGTTGAAGGTGCCGAAGCCTACGCCGTTAAAGGGCGAGGCGTTTTGCACTTGGCAATCTTGATTGAAACAATGCGACGCGAGGGCTTCGAATTAAGCGTGGGCAAGCCACGTGTGATCAACCGTGAAGTCAACGGAAAGATGCACGAACCCTTTGAAACGCTAGCCGTTGAAGTTCCAGCCGATGCAATGGGCCCAGTCATGGAACTTGTTGGTCATCGTCGTGGACAACTCGATTCGATGTCACCGCGAGGCGAGTACATGTTGCTGAAGTTCTTTATCCCATCTCGCGGATTGATTGGACTTCGAACGCGCCTGCTTAACGCAACCCGCGGTACAGCGATCATCAATCACCGTTTCTCGGACTACCGTGAAATGGAAGGTGAAGTGCCACGTCGAAGTAACGGCGTATTGGTATCGATGGTATCAGGCAAGACGATGCCGTTTGCAATGTTCGGCCTTCAAGACCGAAGCGAATTGCTAGTACCTGCAGGCACCGAAGTCTACGAAGGAATGATCGTCGGTGAAAACGTTCGCGACAACGACCTAGTCGTCAATCCTTGTCGGGAAAAGCAATTGACCAACATGCGAGCCAGTGGCAGCGACGAGAACGTGATCCTAAAACCGCCGCGTGATATGTCACTTGAAGCGGCACTGGAATACATCGAAGAAGATGAACTTGTCGAAGTGACGCCAGAAAACATTCGCTTGCGAAAAATCTTGCTTAAAGAATCGGACCGGCGCCGAGTCAGTCGCAACGCTTCTTAA